One genomic region from Metallosphaera tengchongensis encodes:
- the speD gene encoding adenosylmethionine decarboxylase has product MGVELRDSPRVVGKEVFGNLYECDIETLKDPERLKEIATGAVREGNMTLLDVKAWKIGEGVSVVAIVLESHVTIHTWPEHGFATVDVYSCGSHTDPRRAFNYITKELKAKRFRINEADRSSEF; this is encoded by the coding sequence ATGGGGGTAGAGTTAAGAGATTCACCTAGAGTAGTCGGAAAGGAAGTATTTGGCAACCTTTACGAGTGTGACATTGAAACTTTGAAGGATCCTGAGAGATTAAAGGAGATTGCCACTGGTGCAGTGAGGGAGGGAAACATGACGTTACTTGACGTAAAGGCATGGAAGATTGGCGAAGGAGTAAGCGTTGTAGCAATAGTTCTAGAAAGCCACGTTACCATACATACCTGGCCTGAGCACGGATTTGCCACGGTCGATGTTTACTCCTGCGGTAGCCATACAGACCCCAGGAGAGCCTTCAACTACATCACAAAGGAACTTAAGGCGAAACGTTTCAGGATAAATGAGGCTGATAGATCATCGGAGTTCTAA
- the leuS gene encoding leucine--tRNA ligase gives MVITIPPQEFTEFLNEISKKWQEEWRRSRIFEAEPKDQKKFFTTVAFPYPNSPFHLGHGRTYVTGDIYARYMRMKGYNVLYPMAFHFTGTPIITMADDVAKGDKELLDIFQNIYEIPSEVLPKLSDPLFMANYFKEDIKKAMSELGLSIDWRREFTTIDPNFSAFIVWQFSKLQEKGYVVRDTHPVGWCPVHNLPVGMHDTKGDKEPDIGEYTLIFFETKQGDLAAATLRPETVFGAVAVWVNPKATYVIAEAWGRTVIVSEKSAEKLKFQLDSVKVIKKVSGSELTKMTSVNPITGKEIPVLPADFVDPSTATGVVMSVPAHAPFDYFYLKKVKPNAQPIPVVSVEGYSDLPARDLVESTHPKDDEDLKKLTEQLYRAEFNKGKMRNDVLTLVKSEYRSALESVGGKPVPEGREIITKFLVEVGKGGKLLEIMNKPVYCRCGNEVVVKILKDQWFLDYGNPEWKSLAKELLSKMRVVPEETRKDFEYALDWLQKRACARTRGLGTPLPWDKRWIIESLSDSTIYMAYYTISHKIKEAGLHPFQLTGETWDYILLGKGNPEEIATKTGIGKDLLMELRRHFTYWYPLDMRHSGPDLIPNHLSFFIFNHAGVFPKELWPRGVAVNGFILYEGKKMSKSLRNIVPLRKAIRIYGSDVVRIALTSTVDMGSDANFTESVAKSISDSLKRFFELLDYTSGSQLDGTPEKWLRSKLNRIVKESTPLMEEMKYREVVNDLLFNLSSYINEYLEMVRSESREYNPKVIREVLEVWTKMISPFAPHTAEEVWHRLGHESFVVTETWPVPDEGKIDDKIELEHEYYKQLIDDIRAILNVYKGKPSSVTLYVHDGSLRRLVSTALEVLSKGGSVKEFMQTNQPKTKEEAKRLQRVVQYVTEMSETNKRLLKVEDDEMEMLRRGIPFIRYKLNLEVEVLQFTEEVGKLIKKEALPLRPAIVLK, from the coding sequence TTGGTGATCACGATTCCACCTCAAGAATTTACGGAGTTTCTCAACGAGATTTCTAAGAAATGGCAAGAAGAGTGGAGAAGAAGCAGAATTTTCGAGGCGGAGCCCAAGGATCAAAAGAAGTTCTTCACTACAGTGGCCTTTCCGTATCCCAATTCACCCTTTCATCTTGGTCACGGAAGAACCTACGTCACTGGTGACATTTACGCCAGGTATATGAGAATGAAGGGTTATAACGTGCTCTATCCAATGGCGTTCCACTTCACTGGGACTCCCATAATTACCATGGCAGACGACGTCGCTAAGGGGGACAAGGAACTCCTGGACATATTCCAGAACATATACGAGATCCCATCTGAAGTTCTGCCTAAACTCTCTGACCCTCTCTTTATGGCCAACTATTTCAAGGAGGACATAAAGAAAGCCATGTCGGAGCTCGGTTTATCCATAGACTGGAGAAGGGAGTTCACCACCATAGACCCTAACTTTTCAGCCTTCATTGTCTGGCAGTTCTCCAAACTTCAAGAGAAGGGTTACGTTGTGAGGGATACCCATCCTGTCGGTTGGTGCCCTGTCCACAACCTACCTGTGGGCATGCACGATACTAAGGGGGATAAAGAACCGGACATAGGGGAATACACCCTGATCTTCTTTGAGACTAAACAGGGAGATCTCGCAGCTGCTACCCTTAGGCCGGAGACCGTGTTTGGTGCAGTTGCAGTATGGGTAAACCCAAAGGCCACTTACGTTATTGCGGAAGCTTGGGGGAGGACCGTAATAGTCTCAGAGAAATCGGCAGAGAAGTTGAAATTCCAGCTTGATTCGGTTAAGGTAATAAAGAAGGTATCTGGCAGCGAGCTAACAAAGATGACTTCAGTTAACCCCATAACAGGGAAGGAGATTCCGGTTCTTCCAGCCGACTTTGTGGATCCTTCCACAGCTACGGGAGTTGTGATGAGCGTTCCAGCTCACGCCCCGTTCGACTATTTTTATCTCAAGAAGGTTAAACCAAACGCTCAACCAATACCTGTGGTTTCGGTTGAGGGCTACTCAGACCTACCAGCGAGAGACCTAGTTGAGAGCACCCATCCAAAAGACGATGAGGATCTGAAGAAGTTAACTGAACAGCTTTACAGAGCGGAGTTTAACAAGGGAAAAATGAGGAACGACGTCCTCACCTTAGTAAAGAGTGAGTACAGGTCAGCGCTGGAATCCGTAGGTGGAAAACCCGTTCCAGAGGGCAGGGAGATTATCACCAAATTCCTTGTGGAAGTAGGAAAGGGTGGGAAACTGCTGGAAATAATGAATAAGCCGGTGTACTGCAGGTGCGGAAACGAGGTGGTCGTGAAAATACTGAAGGATCAATGGTTTCTGGACTACGGAAACCCGGAGTGGAAAAGCTTAGCCAAGGAACTCCTGTCCAAAATGAGGGTTGTTCCTGAGGAGACCAGGAAGGACTTCGAGTACGCCTTAGATTGGTTGCAGAAGAGGGCGTGTGCTAGGACCAGAGGTTTAGGGACGCCTCTACCCTGGGATAAGAGGTGGATAATAGAGAGCCTATCCGATTCAACAATTTACATGGCTTACTATACCATATCCCATAAGATCAAGGAAGCTGGTTTGCATCCGTTCCAGCTCACCGGTGAGACCTGGGATTACATCCTCCTAGGGAAGGGTAACCCGGAGGAAATCGCAACCAAGACTGGAATCGGGAAGGATCTGTTGATGGAGCTCAGGAGACACTTCACTTACTGGTACCCATTGGACATGAGACACAGCGGGCCAGACCTCATTCCCAACCATCTGAGCTTCTTCATTTTCAACCATGCAGGAGTTTTCCCCAAGGAACTATGGCCCAGGGGAGTCGCAGTAAACGGTTTCATACTTTACGAAGGGAAGAAAATGAGTAAATCCTTGAGGAATATAGTTCCACTTAGGAAGGCGATAAGGATTTACGGTTCCGACGTGGTGAGAATAGCCCTCACTTCCACAGTGGACATGGGCTCAGACGCGAACTTCACGGAAAGCGTCGCTAAGTCCATCTCCGATAGCCTAAAGAGGTTCTTCGAACTTCTGGATTACACTAGTGGCTCTCAACTGGACGGTACGCCAGAGAAGTGGCTGAGGTCAAAACTCAATAGGATAGTCAAGGAGTCCACTCCTCTCATGGAAGAGATGAAGTACAGGGAAGTTGTAAACGATCTCCTATTCAACCTCTCCTCCTACATCAATGAGTATCTAGAGATGGTTAGATCGGAGTCCAGGGAGTATAACCCTAAGGTGATCAGGGAGGTTCTGGAGGTTTGGACTAAGATGATTTCACCCTTCGCTCCCCACACGGCAGAGGAGGTTTGGCACAGACTTGGGCACGAATCCTTTGTTGTCACTGAGACCTGGCCAGTCCCTGACGAGGGCAAGATAGACGACAAGATCGAACTAGAGCACGAGTACTATAAGCAACTTATAGACGACATCAGGGCAATTCTCAACGTGTACAAGGGTAAACCTTCTTCCGTAACCCTCTACGTTCACGACGGAAGTCTGAGGAGGTTGGTTTCCACAGCGTTAGAGGTCTTAAGTAAGGGAGGCAGCGTCAAGGAATTCATGCAGACAAACCAGCCTAAGACTAAGGAAGAAGCGAAGAGACTCCAGAGAGTAGTTCAGTATGTGACCGAGATGTCTGAGACCAACAAGAGGTTGCTTAAGGTGGAAGATGACGAAATGGAAATGTTAAGGAGAGGAATACCATTCATAAGATATAAGTTGAACCTAGAGGTTGAAGTGCTCCAGTTTACTGAGGAAGTAGGGAAATTGATCAAGAAGGAAGCTTTACCCCTGAGACCAGCGATAGTCTTGAAGTAG
- a CDS encoding NAD(P)/FAD-dependent oxidoreductase — MGLSKEFVDREFKSIRVVDGRGEVFIEGDFVRLNREKLEIWLSSELNVVRPADATIKGEGEVMVRGTKYTGKVFDASGWKGKAKWVKAMEYVTEPLNLDEILVTLDPRNPAGFGWIVPLPDKALVGALSLGDPRPFVPAVEKRRLSVHGGGIPRVKPIQLSVPAIGDRTGLIKTFTGGGIFGIAELLQNFSNSRKIKKEIERQYLLTEILQRTWRIDLLALRLLHGRTIRVDREFDFHTFLFSLRRL; from the coding sequence TTGGGTCTATCTAAGGAGTTCGTGGACAGGGAGTTTAAGTCCATTAGGGTAGTCGATGGGCGGGGGGAAGTTTTCATTGAAGGGGATTTCGTCAGGCTAAACAGGGAGAAGCTAGAAATTTGGTTAAGTTCTGAACTGAACGTCGTTAGACCCGCCGACGCCACAATCAAGGGTGAAGGCGAGGTTATGGTCAGAGGGACCAAGTATACAGGTAAAGTGTTCGACGCATCTGGATGGAAGGGTAAGGCCAAGTGGGTAAAGGCAATGGAGTACGTTACGGAACCTTTGAATCTAGATGAGATTCTTGTGACCCTTGACCCTAGGAATCCTGCTGGTTTCGGTTGGATCGTACCCCTACCTGATAAAGCCCTAGTGGGAGCACTCTCCCTAGGAGACCCTAGACCTTTCGTCCCTGCTGTGGAGAAGAGGAGGTTGAGCGTCCATGGTGGCGGAATACCTAGGGTTAAACCAATCCAGCTGTCCGTACCAGCAATAGGAGATCGAACTGGTTTAATAAAAACGTTTACAGGTGGAGGAATTTTCGGGATAGCGGAGCTCTTACAGAACTTTTCCAATTCCAGGAAAATAAAGAAGGAGATAGAGAGACAGTACCTGTTAACCGAAATTCTTCAGAGGACGTGGAGGATAGACCTCCTAGCTCTCAGGTTGCTACATGGAAGGACCATTAGGGTAGACAGAGAGTTTGACTTTCACACCTTCCTCTTCTCCCTCAGGAGATTATAA
- the hisC gene encoding histidinol-phosphate transaminase yields the protein MLIAPTDVNELIYPWLREAKEYDFTDIKDGIRLHLNESPYSPPDFVLEAVSKYLSKGNRYQHPDLSRRFKELAAEYNKVEPEEIFPTPGGDGAIRSVFMSLAQTGDNVVTNYPSYSMYSVYSSFRGLNQVKISLKEGEDWWNEDWENLLSNSKKARLVAIDDPNNPTGSPMLSADESKIAELAQSTKGFVLLDEAYYEFSGYTASRLVSKYPNLIIVRTMSKAFSLASFRVGYLIANKDVVKTLEKGSTPFDVALPSLIAGITALENPKYARDVAGEISRNRNELYNSLRGMGVKVYKSITNFLLIKHQGDLVNPLLRKGIAIRNPMKGFYRVTVGTRDQCKVFIERLGEILENSDTKQG from the coding sequence ATTCTTATTGCACCAACCGACGTAAATGAATTAATATACCCCTGGTTAAGGGAGGCAAAGGAGTACGACTTCACTGACATAAAGGACGGAATTAGGTTACACCTCAACGAGTCTCCCTATTCTCCACCGGATTTCGTATTGGAGGCTGTTTCTAAGTACTTGAGCAAGGGGAACAGGTATCAGCATCCAGATCTCTCTAGGAGGTTCAAGGAGCTAGCAGCGGAGTACAACAAGGTTGAACCTGAGGAGATATTCCCCACGCCGGGAGGAGATGGAGCCATCAGGTCGGTGTTCATGAGCCTGGCCCAAACAGGCGATAACGTTGTTACTAACTATCCGAGTTATAGCATGTACTCGGTCTACTCCTCCTTTAGGGGGTTAAATCAAGTGAAGATATCATTGAAGGAAGGAGAAGATTGGTGGAATGAGGATTGGGAAAACTTGCTCTCAAACTCAAAGAAAGCCAGGTTAGTAGCCATAGACGATCCAAACAACCCAACTGGATCCCCTATGTTAAGTGCCGACGAAAGTAAAATAGCAGAGCTTGCACAATCCACCAAAGGCTTTGTCCTCTTGGATGAGGCCTACTACGAGTTCTCAGGTTATACAGCGTCCCGGCTAGTTAGTAAGTACCCAAACCTAATTATTGTTAGAACCATGAGCAAGGCATTCTCCCTAGCCTCCTTCAGAGTGGGTTACCTCATTGCAAATAAAGATGTGGTGAAGACGCTTGAGAAGGGATCCACTCCGTTCGACGTAGCCTTACCTTCACTGATAGCTGGCATCACGGCCCTGGAAAACCCTAAATACGCGAGGGACGTAGCTGGGGAAATATCTAGGAATAGAAACGAACTTTACAATTCGCTCAGGGGTATGGGGGTTAAGGTATACAAGTCCATCACAAATTTCCTTCTCATTAAACACCAAGGTGATTTAGTGAACCCTCTGCTTAGGAAGGGGATAGCGATCAGGAACCCAATGAAAGGATTTTATAGGGTCACAGTGGGGACAAGAGACCAGTGTAAAGTTTTCATTGAGAGGTTGGGTGAGATTCTTGAAAATAGCGATACCAAACAAGGGTAG
- a CDS encoding GTPase yields the protein MLSILKSVIKRSDVILEVLDSREPELTRSRRIERIVKGSGKPIILVLNKGDLVPLDVLKGWKDFYEMQGFKCVFVSSREHQGTKFLRNVIKESLRGRTGVVGVIGYPKTGKSSVINVLKGRHAASTSSVPMSTGFTKALQIVRIDSRIYAIDTPGIIPPDGDPLERAIRGSKPEDLEDPLKVAMALIERISRFNKGSLTQAYGTEFSTPLDLLEKIALKRGWIFRKDREPNVDQAAVQLIRDFHEGKIVYYTKPKGFEDDKTSNI from the coding sequence ATGCTGAGCATACTAAAGTCGGTCATTAAGAGGTCCGATGTGATTCTGGAAGTCCTAGATTCCAGGGAACCAGAACTGACTAGGTCAAGGAGGATTGAGAGGATCGTGAAGGGAAGTGGTAAGCCTATCATCCTTGTTTTAAACAAAGGAGATCTGGTCCCGTTAGACGTCTTGAAGGGGTGGAAGGACTTTTACGAGATGCAGGGGTTTAAATGCGTCTTCGTATCCAGCAGGGAGCACCAGGGGACTAAGTTCCTGAGGAACGTCATAAAGGAGTCCCTGAGAGGGAGAACAGGGGTTGTTGGGGTTATTGGCTACCCCAAAACCGGAAAGTCCTCGGTGATCAACGTCCTAAAAGGGAGACACGCAGCGTCAACCTCTTCTGTTCCCATGAGTACAGGATTCACCAAAGCTCTCCAAATCGTTAGAATAGACTCCAGGATATACGCTATAGACACCCCAGGCATCATCCCACCTGATGGAGACCCTCTAGAACGAGCAATAAGGGGGAGTAAGCCTGAAGACCTTGAGGACCCGTTGAAAGTGGCAATGGCACTCATCGAAAGGATATCTAGGTTCAACAAGGGGTCGCTCACCCAGGCTTACGGTACGGAGTTCTCCACCCCATTGGACCTCTTAGAGAAGATAGCGTTAAAGAGAGGTTGGATATTCAGAAAGGACAGGGAGCCTAACGTTGATCAGGCGGCAGTACAACTTATAAGGGACTTCCATGAGGGTAAGATTGTTTACTACACTAAACCAAAGGGTTTCGAAGATGATAAAACTAGTAATATTTGA
- a CDS encoding UbiA family prenyltransferase: protein MNAFLRLVRIHNVIGASLGAFTGYVVSSMWKFNLLEIVEAIVVVALVSAGGYAINDVYDVEIDKINKPDRPIPSGSVSVGTATALSYALMGLGTVIAIFQGLYEFLVALLTSVALVIYARDLKKTGLYGNLIVASTTALSLFYGGLSYHSGFWIQRIWIPVLYTFLLTLAREIIKGVEDYRGDMAHGVRTLATTNGIARAWQIARITLLITEVTSPAPLILGFNILYGVLLIPFLYVTSRALVSQTSEEGASKARSYLKVSAFLGMVAFALGSLPIQFLI from the coding sequence TTGAATGCATTTCTAAGGCTCGTCAGGATTCACAACGTTATTGGGGCTAGTCTTGGAGCCTTTACAGGGTACGTAGTATCGTCAATGTGGAAGTTCAACCTCTTGGAGATAGTCGAGGCTATAGTCGTTGTAGCGTTGGTCTCAGCAGGGGGGTATGCCATCAACGACGTGTATGACGTTGAGATAGATAAAATAAACAAACCCGATAGGCCAATTCCTTCAGGCTCAGTCTCAGTGGGGACTGCTACTGCCCTATCGTATGCCTTGATGGGGCTGGGGACCGTCATAGCCATTTTTCAGGGCCTCTATGAGTTCTTGGTGGCGCTTTTGACCAGTGTAGCCCTAGTTATTTACGCTAGGGATCTGAAAAAGACAGGGCTTTACGGTAATTTAATTGTGGCATCTACGACCGCATTGTCCCTCTTTTACGGCGGCCTCTCCTACCACTCGGGCTTCTGGATTCAGAGGATATGGATCCCGGTCCTTTACACATTCCTACTTACTTTAGCCAGGGAGATCATTAAGGGAGTAGAGGACTACAGGGGGGATATGGCGCACGGGGTGAGGACTTTAGCCACAACTAATGGGATAGCCAGGGCGTGGCAAATAGCCCGGATAACTTTACTCATAACTGAGGTCACCTCGCCAGCACCTCTGATACTTGGCTTCAACATACTATATGGGGTACTCCTGATACCTTTCCTGTACGTAACCTCGCGGGCATTAGTTTCCCAAACCAGCGAGGAAGGCGCAAGCAAGGCCAGATCTTATCTCAAAGTCTCCGCCTTTTTGGGCATGGTAGCCTTCGCCCTGGGAAGCTTACCTATCCAATTCCTTATCTAG
- a CDS encoding DUF211 domain-containing protein — protein MPIRRVVLDVLKPIRGSSIVDLAEKLDNLPGVEGVNISVTDMDVETMGLSIVVEGTDVNFKQVQEVLEGEGCAIHSIDEVASGKSLVEGRRPNDMR, from the coding sequence TTGCCAATTAGGAGAGTTGTCCTTGACGTCTTGAAACCAATAAGGGGGTCCTCAATTGTGGATCTCGCGGAAAAACTCGACAACTTGCCTGGAGTGGAAGGTGTTAACATAAGCGTAACCGATATGGACGTAGAGACCATGGGCTTGTCCATTGTGGTTGAGGGGACTGACGTTAATTTCAAGCAGGTCCAAGAGGTACTTGAAGGGGAAGGGTGCGCAATCCACAGTATAGATGAGGTAGCCAGCGGTAAATCCCTGGTAGAAGGGCGACGTCCCAATGATATGCGATGA
- a CDS encoding PolB1-binding protein PBP2 family protein has product MGETTNKDIEVAKKYFVTNVSVGEIAAVRDLKALGVKEPERVIAELLRMNVIVKGDGCYNLLREKRKV; this is encoded by the coding sequence ATGGGGGAAACCACAAACAAGGACATCGAGGTGGCAAAGAAGTATTTCGTCACTAACGTTTCGGTTGGGGAAATTGCAGCAGTTAGGGATCTGAAAGCCCTTGGAGTAAAGGAGCCGGAGAGAGTAATTGCGGAGTTGTTGAGGATGAACGTGATAGTGAAGGGCGACGGGTGTTATAATCTCCTGAGGGAGAAGAGGAAGGTGTGA
- the hisA gene encoding 1-(5-phosphoribosyl)-5-((5-phosphoribosylamino)methylideneamino)imidazole-4-carboxamide isomerase: MKVVPSIDISQGKAVKRVKGREGTGLILGDPIKIARELRSFGYDAIHVVDLDAAEGKGDNTSLVVEIVKEGFDHVSVGGGIRTRERLERLISLGVTRVVMSTLPFTMVNDFMKISQGYLDKVMISVDYCGDEVLIKGWKASALSVSKALEIVSSLGVRGVIFTYVCNEGTTMGIDPQVGDYARRVPGERGYAGGIGTFEDLRLLSSMGFDFAIVGMALYTGVLRGVVDV; encoded by the coding sequence GTGAAAGTGGTTCCGAGCATTGATATCAGTCAAGGCAAAGCAGTCAAGAGGGTGAAGGGCAGGGAGGGCACTGGGCTGATCCTCGGGGATCCCATAAAAATAGCTAGGGAGTTGAGATCGTTCGGATACGATGCAATCCATGTGGTTGACCTAGACGCTGCTGAGGGTAAGGGAGACAACACGTCCTTAGTGGTGGAGATTGTCAAGGAAGGGTTCGACCATGTGAGTGTAGGGGGAGGGATTAGGACAAGGGAAAGACTGGAAAGACTGATCTCTTTAGGGGTAACCAGGGTAGTCATGTCTACTTTACCTTTCACCATGGTGAATGACTTCATGAAAATCTCCCAGGGATATCTGGACAAGGTGATGATCTCCGTGGACTATTGTGGCGATGAGGTATTGATAAAGGGCTGGAAGGCCAGCGCACTTTCAGTATCTAAGGCTCTAGAAATTGTGAGTTCCCTGGGAGTGAGAGGGGTTATATTCACTTACGTTTGTAATGAGGGCACAACCATGGGCATAGACCCGCAGGTAGGCGACTACGCACGGAGGGTTCCAGGAGAGAGGGGTTACGCTGGGGGGATAGGGACCTTTGAGGACTTGAGGTTACTAAGTTCAATGGGCTTCGACTTCGCCATAGTAGGTATGGCGCTCTATACTGGCGTTCTCAGGGGTGTCGTTGATGTCTAG
- the hisG gene encoding ATP phosphoribosyltransferase: MKIAIPNKGRLQGPAIQFLNYVGIKPLANDDRALMVPTSWEGVQLITVRTEDIPSIVETGAVDIGITGLDYVLESEADVEELVKLDFGRSRIVLAVPQSWNVERPEEIRREIRIATKYSNLATKYLERKGLKAKLVKISGAAEIMPSLGAADAIIDVTSTGTTLKLHGLKPIDTVVESYGVVIGNRSWVKSEEADRINLVLTMMKGALNARGKKMIFMNVADAYLSSVVSSLPAMLAPAISKLSNSDAWEVVTVTDEDRLPEVIAKAKTAGAKDIVVVNIEKVIK; this comes from the coding sequence TTGAAAATAGCGATACCAAACAAGGGTAGATTGCAGGGTCCAGCTATTCAATTTTTAAACTACGTTGGGATTAAGCCCCTCGCCAACGACGATAGGGCACTTATGGTTCCAACGAGTTGGGAAGGGGTTCAGCTAATAACCGTTAGAACAGAGGACATTCCAAGTATAGTGGAGACCGGAGCTGTGGATATAGGTATCACAGGGTTGGACTACGTCCTGGAATCTGAGGCAGATGTGGAGGAGTTGGTGAAACTTGACTTTGGAAGGTCTAGGATAGTCCTAGCAGTACCCCAGAGTTGGAACGTAGAAAGACCTGAGGAAATAAGGAGGGAGATTAGAATCGCGACCAAGTACTCCAACTTAGCTACTAAGTACTTGGAGAGGAAGGGATTGAAGGCCAAGCTTGTGAAAATTAGTGGAGCTGCTGAGATCATGCCTTCCTTAGGAGCTGCTGATGCCATAATAGATGTGACGAGTACCGGCACGACCCTGAAGCTTCATGGCCTTAAGCCTATAGATACTGTGGTTGAAAGTTACGGTGTTGTAATAGGGAATAGATCGTGGGTAAAGAGCGAGGAGGCTGACAGGATAAACCTAGTCCTCACAATGATGAAGGGTGCATTAAACGCTAGGGGGAAGAAAATGATATTTATGAACGTTGCCGACGCCTACCTCTCCTCAGTTGTGTCTTCGTTACCAGCCATGCTTGCCCCAGCCATATCCAAGCTAAGTAACTCGGATGCCTGGGAAGTGGTCACGGTCACCGATGAGGATAGACTACCAGAGGTCATAGCTAAGGCAAAGACTGCTGGGGCAAAGGATATCGTAGTAGTTAACATTGAAAAGGTGATAAAGTGA
- a CDS encoding TIGR00269 family protein translates to MICDECKSRDADVLQPHTGKRLCKSCFLKDVQRRVSEEAVKLGVTKASKVLIAVSGGKDSLVLADTLAMVIDPKRIIAFNIVEGIANYNREGQVKELNAYLRDLGIELISTSFRDEVGFSLDDMVKSSRERGLNIAACTFCGGFRRKLINQAGRNVNADLVATGHNLDDEVQTVIINLLRGDVKKLGRIGDLPFKLSDKFVMRIKPLRRIYEWETTLYAHFKGYHFQEVECPYISLRPTMRAKVRDLMYDLEERSPGILLKILETYDSLGDQVRKESKLPNLPSCKICGDPTSFGREYCKNCELLISSGLLGGEGLVQGEEGEAGKTVPYSGRTLE, encoded by the coding sequence ATGATATGCGATGAATGTAAATCCAGGGACGCGGACGTACTGCAACCGCACACAGGTAAGAGGCTATGTAAGTCCTGTTTCCTGAAGGACGTTCAGAGAAGAGTTTCAGAGGAGGCTGTGAAGCTAGGTGTTACCAAGGCATCCAAAGTTCTAATTGCGGTATCAGGAGGTAAGGATAGCTTGGTCTTGGCTGATACGTTGGCTATGGTGATCGATCCTAAGAGGATCATCGCGTTCAACATAGTGGAGGGAATAGCGAACTATAACAGGGAAGGACAAGTCAAGGAACTTAACGCCTATCTCAGGGATCTAGGGATAGAGTTAATCTCCACTTCCTTCAGGGACGAAGTCGGGTTTTCACTCGATGATATGGTTAAATCCTCTAGGGAGAGAGGGTTGAACATCGCGGCCTGCACCTTTTGTGGTGGGTTCAGGAGGAAGTTAATTAACCAAGCGGGGAGGAACGTCAACGCAGACTTAGTAGCTACAGGTCACAACTTAGATGACGAAGTTCAGACAGTCATCATTAATCTGCTGAGAGGCGATGTCAAGAAGTTGGGCAGAATAGGGGATTTACCCTTCAAGCTCAGCGATAAGTTCGTCATGAGGATCAAACCCTTGCGAAGGATCTATGAGTGGGAGACCACCCTCTACGCCCATTTCAAGGGGTACCACTTCCAGGAGGTTGAGTGTCCCTACATATCCCTGAGACCGACCATGAGAGCGAAGGTTAGGGATCTAATGTACGATTTGGAGGAGAGATCTCCAGGGATTCTCCTTAAGATATTGGAAACCTATGACAGTCTGGGAGATCAAGTCAGGAAGGAATCTAAGTTACCTAACCTACCCTCATGTAAAATATGTGGAGATCCCACAAGTTTTGGAAGAGAGTATTGTAAAAACTGTGAGCTACTGATTTCATCAGGTCTACTGGGTGGTGAGGGTCTCGTCCAGGGGGAAGAAGGAGAGGCTGGTAAAACAGTTCCCTATAGCGGAAGAACATTGGAGTGA
- a CDS encoding cob(I)yrinic acid a,c-diamide adenosyltransferase — protein MFTRSGDKGETNVPKGRIGKDSPLVNFLGDIDEANSFIGLALAKVPWEDMRRDLEKVQLDLFSLGEDWSTFSEKITMDKVKWIEERTVVYRKETGPVKLFIVPGGSEEASTLHVARAVVRRLERNAVKYSRELEVRNKTTIVYLNRLSSLLFIMAVAANARKGVSERYYDIGKYF, from the coding sequence ATGTTCACCCGTTCTGGAGACAAAGGTGAAACTAACGTCCCTAAGGGACGCATAGGGAAGGACTCTCCTTTGGTTAACTTCCTTGGGGATATAGATGAGGCCAACTCCTTCATTGGTCTAGCTCTCGCTAAGGTTCCTTGGGAGGACATGAGGAGGGATCTTGAGAAGGTCCAACTAGACTTGTTCTCCTTGGGTGAGGACTGGAGCACTTTTTCAGAGAAAATTACAATGGATAAGGTGAAATGGATAGAGGAGAGGACCGTTGTCTACAGAAAGGAGACCGGTCCAGTCAAGCTCTTCATAGTTCCAGGGGGAAGTGAAGAGGCTTCGACGCTCCACGTGGCGAGGGCAGTGGTAAGGAGGTTAGAAAGGAATGCTGTGAAGTATTCCAGAGAGCTAGAGGTGAGGAATAAGACGACCATCGTTTATCTAAATAGGCTATCTTCCCTCCTCTTCATCATGGCAGTTGCCGCCAATGCTAGAAAGGGAGTCTCGGAAAGGTACTACGATATTGGAAAGTACTTCTAA